One Undibacter mobilis genomic region harbors:
- a CDS encoding CheR family methyltransferase has product MSPGDFDFLRRYLHERSGLVLNAEKQYLAESRLMPLVRKHGLASLGELVNRVRLMPSSPLAIETVEAMTTNETFFFRDKVPFEHFRDTMLPNLLAARDRDRRLRIWCAAGSTGQEPYSLAMAIREMAASDKGAALNGFRFDILATDLSGDVLERARAGTYSQFEVQRGLPITLLLKYFTQTGDVWQVSPELRAMVQFRTLNLLNDFTPLGKFDIVFCRNVLIYFDQPTKTQVLNRLVKQIAEDGYLVLGAAETVVGLTDVFKPVPDKRGLYAPNLAAKETPPAVRSVVQRRAL; this is encoded by the coding sequence ATGAGCCCCGGCGACTTCGACTTCCTGCGGCGATATTTGCACGAGCGCTCCGGCCTCGTGCTCAATGCCGAGAAGCAATACCTCGCCGAAAGCCGGCTGATGCCGCTGGTGCGCAAGCACGGGCTGGCCTCGCTCGGCGAACTCGTCAATCGCGTCCGGCTGATGCCGTCCTCGCCGCTTGCCATCGAAACCGTCGAGGCGATGACGACCAACGAGACGTTCTTCTTCCGCGACAAGGTGCCGTTCGAGCATTTCCGCGACACCATGCTGCCGAACCTTCTGGCCGCGCGCGACCGCGACCGCCGCCTGCGCATCTGGTGCGCCGCCGGCTCGACCGGGCAGGAGCCTTATTCGCTGGCGATGGCGATCAGGGAAATGGCGGCGAGCGACAAGGGCGCCGCGCTCAACGGCTTCCGCTTCGACATCCTCGCCACCGATCTGTCGGGCGATGTGCTCGAGCGTGCCCGCGCCGGCACCTACAGCCAGTTCGAGGTGCAGCGCGGCCTGCCGATCACGCTGCTGCTGAAGTATTTCACGCAAACCGGCGATGTCTGGCAGGTCTCGCCCGAGCTGCGCGCCATGGTGCAGTTCCGCACGCTCAACCTGCTCAACGACTTCACGCCGCTCGGCAAATTCGACATCGTGTTCTGCCGCAACGTGCTGATCTATTTCGACCAGCCGACCAAGACCCAGGTGCTCAACCGCCTGGTGAAGCAGATCGCCGAGGACGGCTATCTGGTTCTTGGCGCTGCCGAGACCGTGGTCGGCCTCACCGATGTCTTCAAGCCGGTGCCCGACAAGCGCGGGCTCTACGCGCCGAACCTCGCGGCGAAGGAAACCCCGCCCGCGGTGCGCAGCGTGGTGCAGCGCCGGGCGCTGTAG
- a CDS encoding sensor histidine kinase, with translation MKPGSLRLRLIAGGIVAILIALSIAGFGLTVLFQRHVTRTLTDDLDVHLKQLIAGIDVGPQGDLVVSRPPADPRFSDPLSGLYWQVSGASGQLLRSRSLWDMTLKLPADALSPGDTHFHELWGPAHTRLLVAERSIVLSGGGQNPSARIAVAVDLGRIAAATIAFGKDLALALGLLGLVLAIATSIQVGLGLRPLDSLRRGIAEIRAGRRSDLPASVPAEVQPLVEEVNALLKAQAVEIERSRGRAADLAHGLKTPLAALASDVVRLRASGQDAVASDIEAIGDAMSRHVDRELARARIRGRVRLGVEVSTALAPLVRSLVTTVARTPAAQHVTFDIDIADGFSAPFDRTDLAEVLGNLLENAVRHAKSRVRIAAGADGRAAIHIEDDGPGIADSALPRALERGVRLDERGGAGLGLSIVQDVLAAYKWRLELGHSNLGGLKATIAPEGV, from the coding sequence GTGAAGCCGGGCTCGCTGCGGCTGCGGCTCATCGCCGGCGGCATCGTCGCCATCCTCATCGCCCTGAGCATCGCCGGCTTCGGTCTGACCGTGCTGTTCCAGCGCCATGTCACGCGCACGCTGACCGACGATCTCGACGTCCACCTCAAACAGTTGATCGCGGGCATCGATGTCGGTCCTCAAGGCGATCTGGTCGTGTCACGCCCACCGGCCGATCCGCGCTTTTCCGATCCCTTGTCGGGATTGTACTGGCAGGTGTCCGGCGCCAGCGGCCAGTTGCTGCGTTCGCGCTCGCTATGGGACATGACGCTGAAGCTGCCGGCCGACGCGCTGTCGCCCGGCGACACGCATTTCCACGAACTGTGGGGCCCCGCTCACACCCGGCTTCTGGTGGCCGAGCGGAGTATCGTGCTGTCCGGCGGCGGGCAGAACCCGTCGGCGCGCATCGCGGTCGCGGTCGATCTTGGCCGTATCGCCGCCGCCACCATCGCCTTCGGCAAGGACCTCGCGCTTGCGCTTGGTCTTCTCGGCCTGGTCCTGGCGATCGCCACCTCTATTCAGGTCGGCCTCGGCCTGCGGCCGCTGGACAGCTTGCGCCGTGGCATTGCCGAGATCAGGGCCGGGCGACGCAGCGATCTGCCCGCCTCCGTTCCGGCGGAGGTCCAGCCGCTGGTGGAGGAAGTCAACGCGCTGCTGAAAGCGCAGGCCGTTGAAATCGAGCGGTCGCGCGGCCGCGCGGCCGATCTGGCGCACGGGCTGAAGACGCCGCTGGCGGCGCTGGCATCGGACGTCGTGCGCCTTCGTGCGAGCGGACAGGATGCGGTGGCGAGCGATATCGAGGCCATCGGCGACGCCATGAGCCGCCATGTCGATCGCGAACTCGCGCGCGCGCGGATCCGTGGGCGCGTACGTTTGGGTGTGGAAGTGTCAACCGCGCTGGCGCCTCTGGTACGCTCGCTGGTGACGACGGTGGCGCGTACGCCGGCGGCCCAGCATGTCACGTTCGACATCGACATCGCCGACGGCTTTTCGGCCCCGTTCGACCGGACCGATCTGGCCGAAGTGCTCGGCAATCTGCTTGAGAATGCGGTTCGCCACGCCAAATCGCGGGTACGCATCGCCGCCGGCGCGGACGGCCGGGCCGCCATTCACATCGAAGACGATGGCCCCGGCATTGCGGACAGCGCGTTGCCGCGCGCGCTGGAACGCGGCGTCCGCCTCGACGAGCGCGGTGGCGCGGGTCTCGGATTGTCCATCGTCCAGGACGTGCTGGCTGCCTACAAGTGGCGGCTGGAGCTCGGCCACTCGAACCTCGGTGGCCTCAAGGCGACGATTGCGCCGGAGGGGGTGTAG
- a CDS encoding retron St85 family RNA-directed DNA polymerase, protein MSLLTELVQEFGLGQSDLLRIIDTAPARYSVYPIRKRNGGFRTIAQPSREVKAIQYYILEKKLGVFPVHPSAMAYVKGRNIRQNAASHASSGPILKLDFQEFFPSIGVRDWERFVKSHPVDAIDLSDLKYYSKILFWGQHRKSNVPKCLSIGAPTSPIISNILLYDLDVKMSALAELLGVVYSRYADDITVSGQCVDEVLEFERLARREVKSAKSPKLTFNEEKRGLYFRGQRRLVTGLVLTPTERVSLGRKRKRTISSLLHKSTLGQLDPKRRGYLKGLLGFSVANEPEFLGRLRRKYGDEAVNAALVYFVPKRIDQEALF, encoded by the coding sequence GTGAGCTTGCTGACAGAATTGGTTCAAGAGTTCGGCCTTGGGCAATCTGACCTGTTGCGTATTATTGACACTGCTCCGGCGCGATACAGTGTCTATCCAATTAGGAAAAGAAATGGAGGCTTTCGTACGATTGCTCAGCCCTCTCGTGAGGTGAAGGCCATTCAGTATTACATTCTTGAGAAAAAGCTGGGTGTTTTTCCTGTTCATCCTAGCGCAATGGCGTACGTGAAGGGGCGGAACATCCGTCAGAATGCCGCTAGTCATGCCAGCTCTGGACCCATTCTCAAGCTCGACTTTCAAGAGTTCTTTCCATCGATTGGCGTTCGTGACTGGGAGAGATTCGTAAAATCTCATCCGGTTGACGCGATAGATCTGTCTGATTTGAAATATTACTCAAAAATTTTATTTTGGGGCCAGCATCGAAAATCGAATGTGCCTAAGTGTCTATCAATCGGTGCTCCTACGTCGCCGATAATATCTAACATTTTACTTTATGATCTGGATGTGAAAATGAGTGCTCTCGCTGAGCTTCTGGGCGTTGTCTATTCGCGTTACGCTGACGATATTACCGTGTCAGGGCAGTGTGTTGACGAAGTGTTGGAGTTTGAGCGGCTCGCTCGTCGAGAAGTCAAGTCTGCAAAGTCCCCGAAGCTAACGTTTAATGAAGAGAAGAGGGGGCTATATTTTCGGGGGCAGCGTCGTCTTGTTACTGGATTGGTTTTGACGCCCACTGAGCGTGTCTCTCTAGGTAGAAAGCGAAAGCGGACGATTTCGTCACTGTTGCATAAATCCACGCTCGGCCAATTAGATCCGAAACGTCGGGGCTACCTGAAAGGTTTATTGGGGTTTTCAGTCGCCAATGAGCCAGAATTTCTCGGGCGCTTACGTAGGAAGTATGGCGACGAGGCTGTGAATGCGGCCCTCGTATACTTTGTGCCGAAACGTATCGATCAAGAAGCGTTATTCTGA
- a CDS encoding response regulator produces the protein MKTCLVVDDSSVIRKVARRILEGLEFSIEEAEDGEQALDVCRRKLPEAILLDWNMPKMDGYEFLRMLRRMPGGDAPKVVFCTTENDVAHIARALHAGANEYIMKPFDKEIVEAKFQEVGLI, from the coding sequence ATGAAAACCTGTCTGGTCGTCGACGACTCCAGCGTCATCCGCAAGGTGGCGCGCCGCATTCTGGAAGGCCTCGAATTCTCCATCGAGGAAGCCGAGGACGGCGAGCAGGCGCTCGATGTGTGCCGGCGCAAGCTGCCCGAGGCGATCCTGCTCGACTGGAACATGCCGAAGATGGACGGCTACGAATTCCTGCGCATGTTGCGCCGGATGCCGGGCGGCGACGCGCCGAAGGTGGTGTTCTGCACCACCGAGAACGACGTCGCGCATATCGCCCGCGCGCTTCATGCCGGCGCCAACGAGTACATCATGAAGCCGTTCGACAAGGAGATCGTCGAGGCGAAGTTCCAGGAAGTCGGCCTGATCTAG
- a CDS encoding response regulator transcription factor, whose product MRLLLVEDDQRIAADIARALGAAGYVVEISRDGEDAWFRGDTEDYGAIILDLGLPGMDGLAVLKRWRANGRHVPVLVLTARGSWAERVDGIDAGADDYLPKPFRMEELLARLRSIVRRSAGHASSVLSLGDITLDERQMKVSLRGAPIALSPLEYRVVAYLVRHKGRVVSQHELDENVYGPNEDHDSNALEVLIGRVRKKLGPGLIETRRGFGYLIPETIP is encoded by the coding sequence ATGCGCCTGCTTCTCGTCGAGGACGATCAGCGCATCGCCGCCGACATCGCGCGCGCCCTCGGCGCCGCCGGTTATGTCGTCGAAATTTCGCGTGACGGCGAGGACGCCTGGTTTCGCGGCGACACCGAGGATTATGGGGCGATCATCCTCGATCTCGGCCTGCCCGGCATGGATGGGCTTGCCGTGCTCAAGCGCTGGCGCGCGAACGGCCGGCATGTGCCGGTGCTGGTTCTCACCGCGCGCGGCAGCTGGGCCGAACGGGTCGATGGTATCGATGCCGGCGCCGACGACTACCTGCCGAAGCCATTCCGCATGGAGGAATTGCTGGCGCGGTTGCGTTCGATCGTGCGGCGGTCCGCCGGCCATGCCTCCTCGGTCCTCAGCCTCGGCGACATCACGCTGGACGAACGCCAGATGAAAGTCAGCCTGCGCGGCGCGCCCATTGCGCTGTCGCCGCTTGAATACCGCGTCGTCGCGTATCTGGTGCGGCACAAGGGGCGTGTCGTTTCGCAGCACGAACTGGATGAAAACGTATACGGGCCGAACGAGGATCACGATTCCAACGCACTGGAAGTGCTGATCGGCCGTGTCCGTAAGAAACTGGGGCCCGGCCTGATCGAGACGCGCCGTGGCTTCGGCTACCTTATCCCGGAGACGATACCGTGA
- a CDS encoding chemotaxis protein CheW — MIDETTDRTVNEYVTAMVGGELFGLPIGRVQDVFVPDRVTRVPLAPPEIAGILNLRGRIVTLVDLCHRLGLEHRDPSVMAIGVELKGESYGLMIDQVGEVMSLDVADFERNPVNLDRNLAAVTSGIYRLESQLLLVLDIDRVLDIGRGAAAA; from the coding sequence ATGATCGACGAAACCACAGACCGCACCGTCAACGAATATGTCACCGCCATGGTGGGCGGCGAGCTGTTCGGCTTGCCGATCGGCCGCGTGCAGGATGTGTTTGTCCCCGACCGGGTGACGCGCGTACCGCTGGCGCCGCCGGAGATCGCCGGCATTCTCAACCTGCGCGGCCGCATCGTGACGCTGGTCGATCTGTGCCACCGGCTCGGGCTCGAGCATCGTGACCCGTCGGTGATGGCGATCGGCGTCGAGCTCAAAGGCGAGTCCTACGGGTTGATGATCGACCAGGTCGGCGAAGTGATGAGCCTCGACGTCGCCGATTTCGAGCGCAATCCGGTCAATCTCGATCGCAATCTCGCCGCCGTGACGTCCGGCATCTATCGCCTGGAAAGCCAATTGCTGCTCGTACTCGATATCGATCGCGTCCTCGATATCGGGCGCGGGGCTGCCGCCGCCTGA
- the chpT gene encoding histidine phosphotransferase ChpT: protein MSGSSIEALDLAALLCSRVCHDLISPVGAIVNGLEVLAEDKDEETRAFALELIKKSANTASAKLQFCRIAFGAAGSAGSQIDTGDAEKISRGFLEDDKTKIAWNIPRVLMGKNRVKLLLNMVLIASQAIPRGGQITVDPVGEGEAIGFKITATGTNAKVLATVPPLLAGEVGPEGVDAHKIQPFYTNLLAQACGLKASVVMDGDAVVVSAG, encoded by the coding sequence ATGTCCGGTTCATCAATCGAAGCGCTCGATCTTGCGGCCTTGCTCTGTTCGCGGGTCTGCCACGACCTGATCAGCCCGGTCGGCGCCATCGTCAATGGCCTCGAAGTTCTGGCTGAGGACAAGGACGAGGAAACGCGGGCCTTCGCGCTCGAATTGATCAAGAAAAGCGCCAATACCGCTTCGGCCAAACTGCAGTTCTGCCGCATCGCTTTCGGCGCCGCCGGCTCGGCGGGCTCGCAAATCGACACCGGCGATGCCGAGAAAATTTCGCGCGGCTTTCTGGAAGACGACAAGACCAAGATTGCCTGGAATATCCCGCGCGTCCTGATGGGCAAGAACCGGGTCAAGCTGCTGCTCAACATGGTTCTGATCGCCAGCCAGGCGATCCCGCGCGGCGGCCAGATCACGGTCGATCCGGTCGGCGAGGGCGAAGCGATCGGCTTCAAGATTACGGCGACCGGCACCAACGCCAAGGTGCTGGCGACCGTGCCGCCGCTGCTGGCCGGCGAGGTCGGGCCTGAGGGCGTCGACGCGCATAAAATCCAACCGTTTTATACGAACCTGCTGGCGCAGGCCTGCGGCCTGAAAGCGTCGGTCGTGATGGACGGCGATGCGGTGGTGGTCAGCGCCGGTTAA
- a CDS encoding hybrid sensor histidine kinase/response regulator, which translates to MDDLLREFVTETNESLDVVDVELVRFEQDPNNARILDNIFRLVHTIKGTCGFLGLPRLEALAHAAETVMGKFRDGLPATHEAVSVILATIDRIKEILAALERDQCEPDGSDSDLIADLESIAERTKKPMPRTAEEATEQALGRPLRPGEVSLDELERAFRETPVDPRAVKTTKPAAEDPPKDEEAVRASAQSIRVTVDTIEHLMTMVSELVLTRNQLLEIVRRHDDSEFKTPLQRLSNVTAELQEGVMKTRMQPIGSAWQKFPRIIRDLAHDLGKEIELELQGAETELDRQVLDLIKDPLTHMLRNSADHGLETPAERRAAGKPHQGYIRLSAYHEGGHIIIQLSDDGRGLNTARIKAKALAQGLISEAEAEKLSDAQIHKFIFAAGFSTAQAVTAVSGRGVGMDVVRNNIDQIGGTIDVKSVSGQGVSFTIKIPLTLAIVAALIVEVGGSRFAIPQLSVIELVRARKGGDHRIERIKDTAVLRLRDKLLPLARLSKLLGIEGKDALEGGYIVVTQVGNQTFGIVVDGVFHTEEIVVKPMSSKLRDIPMFSGNTILGDGAVIMIIDPNGVARSLGTAVATQLAAAERAQAQDPEKADADMTSMLLFRAGSSQPKAVPLSLITRLEEIDARKIELSNGRHMVQYRGQLMPLVSMTDKPVRSEGAQPLLVFSDGQRSMALVVDEIVDIVEDHLDIQVGSGNPGVLGSAVIKGHATEIVDVAHFLPLAFEDWFRRKDDTRRERQRTVLLVDDSPFFRNMLMPVLQAAGYAVAAAGSAKEALALIEAGKTFDSVVTDIEMPEMDGFELAEALRADPRSATVPVIALSSQVSTDLIERGRRAGLHDYVAKFDRQGLIASLMEQTGMGNAA; encoded by the coding sequence ATGGACGATCTGCTTCGGGAATTCGTCACCGAGACCAATGAGAGTCTCGACGTGGTCGACGTCGAACTCGTGCGTTTCGAGCAGGATCCGAATAATGCGCGGATTCTCGACAATATCTTCCGTCTCGTTCACACGATTAAAGGGACCTGCGGTTTTCTCGGCTTGCCGCGTCTGGAGGCGCTGGCGCACGCTGCCGAAACGGTGATGGGCAAGTTCCGCGACGGCCTGCCGGCCACGCACGAAGCCGTCTCGGTGATCCTCGCCACCATCGACCGCATCAAGGAAATCCTGGCGGCGCTGGAGCGCGACCAGTGCGAGCCGGATGGCTCCGACAGCGATCTCATTGCCGATCTTGAGAGCATCGCCGAGCGTACGAAAAAACCGATGCCCCGCACCGCGGAAGAGGCGACCGAGCAGGCGCTTGGCCGGCCCTTGCGTCCGGGAGAGGTGTCGCTCGATGAACTCGAGCGCGCCTTCCGCGAAACGCCGGTTGACCCGCGAGCGGTGAAAACGACCAAACCCGCGGCGGAGGACCCCCCGAAGGACGAGGAAGCCGTCAGGGCATCCGCGCAATCGATCCGCGTTACCGTCGATACCATCGAGCACCTGATGACGATGGTGTCGGAGCTGGTGCTGACCCGCAACCAGCTCCTTGAGATCGTGCGCCGGCACGACGATTCCGAATTCAAGACGCCGCTGCAGCGCCTGTCGAATGTCACAGCCGAGTTGCAGGAAGGCGTCATGAAGACGCGCATGCAGCCGATCGGCAGCGCCTGGCAGAAATTCCCGCGCATCATTCGCGATCTGGCGCACGACCTCGGCAAGGAAATCGAACTCGAACTGCAGGGCGCGGAAACGGAACTGGATCGTCAGGTGCTCGACCTGATCAAGGACCCGCTGACGCACATGCTGCGCAATTCGGCCGATCACGGGCTCGAAACGCCGGCCGAACGCCGCGCCGCCGGCAAGCCGCATCAAGGCTATATCCGCCTGTCGGCCTATCATGAAGGCGGCCACATCATCATCCAGCTGTCCGATGACGGCCGCGGCCTGAACACCGCGCGCATCAAGGCCAAGGCTCTCGCGCAGGGCCTCATCTCGGAAGCCGAAGCCGAGAAGCTGTCGGACGCGCAGATTCACAAGTTCATTTTCGCCGCAGGCTTCTCCACGGCGCAGGCTGTCACCGCCGTGTCCGGCCGCGGCGTCGGCATGGACGTTGTGCGCAACAATATCGACCAGATCGGCGGCACCATCGATGTGAAATCGGTGTCCGGGCAGGGCGTCAGCTTCACGATCAAGATCCCGTTGACGCTGGCCATCGTCGCGGCACTCATCGTCGAGGTCGGCGGCAGCCGCTTCGCCATTCCGCAATTGTCGGTGATCGAACTGGTGCGCGCGCGCAAGGGCGGCGATCACCGCATTGAGCGCATCAAGGACACCGCGGTATTACGGCTGCGCGACAAGCTGTTGCCGCTGGCGCGTCTGTCGAAACTGCTCGGCATCGAGGGCAAGGATGCCCTCGAAGGCGGCTACATCGTCGTCACCCAGGTCGGCAACCAGACCTTCGGCATCGTCGTCGATGGCGTGTTCCACACCGAGGAAATCGTGGTCAAGCCGATGTCGAGCAAGCTGCGCGACATTCCGATGTTCTCCGGCAATACGATTCTCGGCGACGGCGCGGTGATCATGATCATCGACCCGAACGGCGTGGCCCGCTCGCTCGGTACGGCCGTGGCGACACAACTGGCCGCGGCCGAACGCGCCCAGGCGCAAGATCCAGAGAAGGCCGACGCCGATATGACGTCGATGCTGCTGTTCCGCGCCGGCTCAAGCCAGCCCAAGGCCGTGCCGCTGTCACTGATCACGCGGCTTGAGGAAATCGACGCGCGCAAGATCGAGCTGTCGAACGGCCGCCACATGGTGCAATACCGCGGTCAGTTGATGCCGCTGGTCAGCATGACCGACAAGCCGGTGCGCAGCGAAGGTGCGCAACCGCTGCTCGTATTTTCCGATGGCCAGCGTTCGATGGCGCTGGTGGTGGACGAGATCGTCGATATCGTCGAGGACCATCTCGACATTCAGGTCGGCAGCGGCAATCCCGGTGTGCTCGGCTCCGCCGTCATCAAGGGCCATGCCACGGAAATCGTCGATGTTGCGCATTTCCTGCCGCTCGCTTTCGAAGACTGGTTCCGCCGCAAGGACGATACGCGCCGCGAGCGCCAGCGCACCGTGCTGCTGGTCGATGACTCGCCGTTCTTCCGCAACATGCTGATGCCGGTGTTGCAGGCCGCGGGCTATGCCGTTGCCGCCGCCGGTTCGGCGAAGGAAGCACTGGCCCTGATCGAGGCCGGCAAGACGTTCGACAGCGTCGTCACCGATATCGAGATGCCCGAGATGGACGGCTTTGAACTCGCCGAGGCGCTGCGCGCCGATCCGCGCAGCGCCACGGTGCCGGTCATTGCCTTGTCGTCGCAGGTCTCCACCGACCTGATCGAGCGCGGCCGTCGCGCCGGTCTTCATGACTATGTCGCCAAGTTCGATCGCCAGGGCCTGATCGCGTCGCTCATGGAGCAGACCGGCATGGGCAACGCGGCATAA
- a CDS encoding retron St85 family effector protein encodes MVAELQKLYRDLNLDKLRVARPSKFIFLCGGVVIRQGGSRAENLRDYLCRVRPLRLRHEIVLAEKAVQLYRDTAYGDLISFEEDIARIASIVLVIAESPGALAELGSFSSNETIRQVLRVVIQERYESEESFVRFGPIERVKKSKRSYLGVYPWKVRRSGQLIVSTVKPHFREIKKFINEHADAAPLSAAYSQISESALFYLLYWIIHLCLAVEQTNIFEYVQSLDSSVTKEDVVNKLYCMKLAGWVGKVAYSGKDYLYTLHDVDPFDYSFKSDVTDKDSVRRKLFVAKALRSLESVPRHVLEMATKARTGGAS; translated from the coding sequence GTGGTCGCCGAGCTGCAAAAACTTTATCGAGATTTGAACCTCGACAAATTGCGCGTAGCTCGGCCGTCGAAGTTCATTTTTTTGTGCGGTGGGGTTGTAATAAGACAAGGCGGCTCTCGCGCGGAAAATCTTCGTGATTATTTGTGCCGAGTTCGGCCGTTACGTTTGCGTCATGAGATTGTGCTAGCCGAGAAAGCAGTACAGCTTTACCGTGATACTGCTTACGGTGATCTAATTTCGTTTGAAGAGGATATTGCGCGGATAGCTTCTATTGTTCTTGTCATTGCGGAGAGTCCGGGCGCCTTGGCTGAACTGGGTTCGTTTTCGTCCAATGAAACCATTCGACAAGTTTTGAGAGTTGTTATTCAAGAGCGCTATGAATCTGAAGAGTCGTTCGTTCGATTTGGTCCTATCGAGCGAGTTAAAAAGTCAAAGCGAAGCTATTTGGGCGTGTATCCGTGGAAGGTTCGTCGGAGTGGGCAACTCATCGTATCGACTGTTAAGCCCCATTTCAGGGAAATTAAGAAATTTATAAATGAGCATGCCGATGCTGCGCCTCTATCGGCAGCTTACTCTCAAATATCAGAGTCGGCTCTTTTTTATTTATTGTATTGGATAATACATCTTTGTCTTGCCGTTGAGCAGACTAATATTTTTGAATATGTGCAGTCCCTCGATTCGTCTGTGACGAAAGAGGATGTCGTCAATAAGTTATACTGTATGAAGCTGGCGGGCTGGGTAGGTAAGGTTGCTTATTCAGGCAAGGATTACCTGTATACACTTCATGACGTTGATCCGTTTGACTATAGCTTTAAGTCTGATGTCACGGACAAAGACAGCGTGAGACGAAAGCTTTTTGTGGCCAAGGCTCTACGAAGCTTAGAGTCGGTGCCGCGGCATGTGCTCGAGATGGCCACTAAAGCCAGAACCGGGGGCGCTTCGTGA
- a CDS encoding PepSY domain-containing protein — MRLRHHATVLTTAVIAAALLVAAPPAQGRDRDDRQREDIRRAVEAGEIRSLADIIAGVRSQLPGEIAGVEIERKHDRWLYEFRVIDARGRLFEVYIDARNGTIERVKEK; from the coding sequence ATGCGTTTGCGACACCATGCGACGGTCCTCACGACGGCGGTTATCGCCGCGGCTTTGCTTGTGGCCGCGCCGCCGGCCCAGGGCCGCGATCGCGACGACCGCCAGCGTGAAGACATACGCCGCGCCGTCGAGGCCGGCGAAATCCGTTCGCTCGCGGACATCATCGCCGGGGTGCGCAGCCAGTTACCGGGCGAGATCGCCGGCGTCGAAATCGAGCGCAAGCACGATCGCTGGCTCTACGAATTCCGCGTCATCGACGCGCGCGGCCGCCTGTTTGAAGTTTATATCGACGCCCGCAACGGCACGATCGAACGCGTCAAGGAGAAGTAA
- a CDS encoding protein-glutamate methylesterase/protein-glutamine glutaminase, with amino-acid sequence MIADDAIVVRGLFARWIEAEPDMTLVGSLRNGREAVDEIERIKPDVVILDVDMPELDGISALPQLLAKCPGVTVIMASTLTRRNAEISLRALALGATDYIPKPSSQNDIGAAPEFRRDLIEKIRQLGRRGQQRAAGLAPVTDAPSLVPQAKAPHHYLAPHTPIMLRAMPAAVPRVLLIGASTGGPQALGKLMADIGPVIDRVPVLITQHMPPTFTAILAEHLGRLSKHPAREAVHGEEIVPGTIYMAPGGRHMSVAQPGAAPVIEIVNSAPINFCKPAVDPLFSSAAMVWGPRALAVVLTGMGHDGLAGAHDIVHAGGHVLAQDEASSVVWGMPGQVALAGLCSAVLPVDDIAAKLNRLFAAESA; translated from the coding sequence ATGATCGCCGACGACGCGATCGTGGTGCGCGGCCTGTTCGCGCGCTGGATCGAGGCCGAGCCCGACATGACGCTGGTCGGGTCGCTGCGCAACGGCCGCGAGGCGGTCGATGAGATCGAGCGCATCAAGCCGGACGTGGTCATTCTCGACGTCGATATGCCCGAGCTCGACGGCATCTCGGCGCTGCCGCAGCTTCTTGCCAAATGCCCCGGCGTCACCGTCATCATGGCGTCGACGCTGACGCGGCGGAATGCCGAGATCAGCCTGCGCGCGCTGGCGCTCGGCGCGACCGACTACATCCCGAAGCCGTCGAGCCAGAACGATATCGGCGCCGCGCCGGAATTCCGCCGCGACCTGATCGAGAAGATCCGCCAGCTCGGCCGGCGCGGCCAGCAGCGGGCGGCCGGACTCGCCCCGGTCACCGACGCGCCGTCGCTCGTGCCGCAGGCGAAAGCGCCGCATCACTACCTCGCGCCGCACACGCCGATCATGCTGCGGGCGATGCCGGCGGCCGTGCCGCGCGTGCTGCTGATCGGCGCGTCGACCGGCGGGCCGCAGGCGCTCGGCAAGCTGATGGCCGACATCGGCCCCGTCATCGACCGCGTGCCGGTGCTGATCACCCAGCACATGCCGCCGACCTTCACCGCCATTCTGGCGGAGCATCTCGGCCGCCTCAGCAAACACCCCGCCCGCGAAGCGGTCCACGGCGAGGAGATCGTGCCCGGCACGATCTACATGGCGCCCGGCGGCCGCCACATGAGCGTTGCCCAGCCCGGCGCCGCGCCGGTCATCGAGATCGTCAACTCGGCGCCCATCAATTTCTGCAAGCCGGCAGTCGACCCGCTGTTCTCCAGCGCCGCCATGGTGTGGGGCCCGCGCGCACTCGCGGTGGTGCTCACCGGCATGGGCCATGACGGGCTCGCCGGCGCCCACGACATCGTCCATGCCGGCGGCCATGTGCTGGCGCAGGACGAAGCCTCGAGCGTGGTCTGGGGCATGCCGGGCCAGGTCGCGCTCGCCGGGCTGTGCTCCGCCGTGCTGCCGGTCGACGACATCGCCGCCAAACTCAACCGCCTTTTCGCCGCGGAGTCCGCATGA